From the Brassica napus cultivar Da-Ae chromosome A8, Da-Ae, whole genome shotgun sequence genome, one window contains:
- the LOC106443219 gene encoding 17.4 kDa class III heat shock protein, whose amino-acid sequence MSAVAINHLFGLPETIEKLIFPTSRSGEGNETRGGGNNNIPIDILESPKEYIFYVDIPGISKSDIQVTVEEERTLVIKSNGKRKREDHDESEEGCKYIRLERRLPQNLVKKFRLPEDADVEAVAAKYQDGVLTVTVGKVPPQPPKSKTVQIAVS is encoded by the exons ATGAGTGCTGTCGCGATCAACCACTTGTTCGGTTTGCCGGAGACCATCGAGAAGCTGATCTTCCCGACTTCCCGCTCCGGTGAAGGTAACGAGACTCGAGGAGGAGGCAACAACAACATCCCAATCGACATTCTTGAATCTCCCAAAGAGTACATCTTCTACGTCGACATCCCCGGAATCTCCAAATCAGACATCCAG gTGACTGTAGAGGAAGAGAGGACGCTGGTGATAAAGAGTAAcgggaagaggaagagagaggaTCATGACGAGAGCGAAGAAGGATGCAAGTACATAAGGCTCGAGAGGAGACTTCCTCAGAATCTCGTGAAGAAGTTTCGGTTGCCTGAAGATGCTGACGTGGAGGCTGTGGCCGCTAAGTATCAAGATGGAGTTTTGACTGTTACCGTTGGGAAAGTACCGCCGCAGCCACCGAAGTCTAAGACGGTTCAGATCGCGGTTTCTTGA
- the LOC106443277 gene encoding exocyst complex component EXO70A1, giving the protein MESPDIRGGDGSDFATLETAEKIILRWDSTTSEEAKENLIFQSDREEVDRYLQAVDEVQRLVSSISISDSRHEVKARSTIQIAMARLEDELRNILLSQTSTFEPDSLLLDSSASSFATRADLEDTEAVAADEGEGEGEEQEEMNLVLPDGSDSNSGSDPGSSRLSSRRSSCKSTSSIREIDLVSSEAVSDLRSIVHRMIGAGYSRECLQVYGNVRKSAMETIFKQLGIVKLGIGDVQRLDWEVVEVKIRRWIRAAKACVRVVFASEKRLCEQIFDGGEVEETCFMEIVKSSALQLFTFPEAISISRRSPEKLFKILDLHDALADLLPDMEEIFNSESSETILVQATEIQSRLAEAARGTLVEFENAIFREPSVVPVPGGTIHPLTRYVMNYLNLIADYKQTLVELIMSKPCAGLKCTNDPVKPDMDISQLEGCSPLALHCIWTMVMLQFNLEGKSLHYKDEALSHIFIMNNVHYIVQKVKSSTELREIIGDLYLRRLTGIFRHAATKYQRATWVRVLNSLRDEGLHVSGSFSSGVSKSALRERFKAFNTMFEEVHRVQSTWSVPDVQLREELRISLSEHLIPAYRSFLGRFRGHIESGRHPENYLKYSVENLETAVLDFFEGYTTAPHLRRSQ; this is encoded by the coding sequence ATGGAATCACCGGATATTCGCGGCGGCGACGGTTCGGATTTCGCGACGCTCGAGACGGCGGAGAAGATAATACTCCGGTGGGACTCAACGACCTCCGAGGAAGCGAAAGAGAATCTCATCTTCCAAAGCGAccgcgaggaagtggatcgctACTTGCAAGCAGTCGACGAAGTCCAGCGCCTCGTCTCCTCCATCTCCATCTCCGATAGCCGCCACGAAGTCAAAGCTAGGTCAACGATACAAATCGCCATGGCGAGGCTCGAGGACGAGCTCAGAAACATCCTCCTCTCGCAGACCTCGACCTTCGAACCCGACTCTCTCCTCCTCGATTCCTCAGCTTCCTCCTTCGCTACACGCGCCGATCTCGAAGACACCGAAGCGGTTGCTGCTGATGAAGGTGAAGGTGAGGGAGAGGAGCAGGAGGAAATGAATCTGGTTCTACCGGACGGTTCAGATTCAAATTCCGGTTCAGACCCCGGTTCGAGCCGGTTATCGAGCCGAAGAAGCAGTTGCAAATCCACAAGCAGTATACGCGAGATCGATCTCGTCTCTTCCGAAGCCGTTTCCGATCTGAGATCGATCGTTCACCGCATGATCGGAGCTGGATACTCCCGCGAGTGCCTCCAGGTATACGGGAACGTTCGCAAATCCGCCATGGAGACGATCTTCAAGCAGCTGGGGATCGTGAAGCTAGGGATCGGCGACGTCCAGCGCCTTGACTGGGAGGTCGTCGAAGTGAAGATCAGGAGATGGATACGCGCGGCGAAGGCTTGCGTTAGGGTTGTGTTCGCGAGCGAGAAGCGTCTCTGCGAACAGATATTCGACGGCGGAGAGGTGGAGGAGACTTGCTTCATGGAGATAGTGAAATCCTCTGCTCTGCAGCTATTCACTTTCCCTGAAGCGATAAGTATAAGCAGAAGATCGCCCGAGAAGCTTTTCAAGATTCTTGATTTACACGATGCGTTGGCTGATTTGTTGCCGGATATGGAAGAGATCTTTAACTCGGAGTCCTCCGAGACGATTCTTGTTCAGGCAACTGAGATTCAATCTAGATTAGCGGAAGCGGCGAGAGGGACTCTTGTGGAGTTTGAGAACGCGATTTTTCGCGAGCCTTCGGTTGTTCCCGTCCCTGGTGGGACTATACATCCGTTGACGAGGTATGTGATGAACTATCTGAACTTGATTGCAGATTACAAGCAGACTCTGGTCGAGCTCATTATGTCGAAGCCCTGCGCGGGTTTGAAGTGTACTAATGATCCGGTAAAGCCAGATATGGATATAAGTCAGCTTGAAGGATGTTCACCATTAGCTCTGCATTGTATATGGACCATGGTGATGTTACAATTCAATCTAGAAGGGAAGTCTTTGCACTACAAAGACGAGGCGTTGTCGCATATCTTCATCATGAACAATGTGCATTACATAGTTCAGAAGGTTAAAAGCTCGACTGAGTTGAGAGAGATTATAGGAGACCTTTATTTGAGAAGGCTTACGGGGATATTTAGACACGCAGCGACTAAGTATCAGAGAGCCACATGGGTGAGAGTGTTGAATAGCTTGAGAGATGAAGGGTTGCATGTGAGTGGAAGCTTCTCTTCAGGTGTGTCGAAAAGTGCTTTGAGAGAGAGGTTTAAAGCTTTTAATACAATGTTTGAAGAGGTTCATAGGGTTCAGTCGACGTGGTCGGTTCCAGATGTTCAGCTTAGAGAAGAGTTAAGGATATCTTTGTCGGAGCATTTGATTCCGGCTTATAGATCGTTTCTTGGGAGATTCAGGGGACATATAGAGAGCGGAAGACATCCAGAGAACTACTTGAAGTACTCTGTTGAGAATCTTGAAACCGCAGTGTTGGATTTCTTtgaaggatataccacggcgcCACATTTGAGACGGTCTCAGTGA
- the LOC106443300 gene encoding aldehyde dehydrogenase family 7 member A1 — MGSASKEYEFLSEIGLSSSHNLGNYVGGKWLGNGPLVSTLNPANNQPIAQVVEASLEDYEIGLKACEEAAKTWMQVPAPKRGDIVRQIGDALRSKLDYLGRLLSLEMGKILAEGIGEVQEVIDMCDFAVGLSRQLNGSVIPSERPNHMMLEMWNPLGIVGVITAFNFPCAVLGWNACIALVCGNCVVWKGAPTTPLITIAMTKLVAEVLEKNHLPGAIFTAMCGGAEIGEAIAKDTRIPLVSFTGSSKVGLAVQQTVSARSGKTLLELSGNNAIIVMDDADIQLAARSVLFAAVGTAGQRCTTCRRLLLHESVYDKVLEQLLTSYKQVKIGDPLEKGTLLGPLHTPESKKNFEKGIEVIKSQGGKVLTGGKAVEGEGNFVEPTIIEISSDAAVVKEELFAPVLYALKFKTFEEAVAINNSVPQGLSSSIFTRSPENIFKWIGPMGSDCGIVNVNIPTNGAEIGGAFGGEKATGGGREAGSDSWKQYMRRSTCTINYGNELPLAQGINFG, encoded by the exons ATGGGTTCAGCAAGCAAAGAGTATGAGTTTCTGAGTGAGATTGGGTTAAGCAGCTCTCACAACCTTGGAAACTACGTTGGTGGCAAATGGCTAGGAAACGGACCTCTTGTTTCTACTCTGAACCCTGCTAACAATCAG CCAATTGCTCAAGTGGTTGAAGCTTCTCTTGAAGACTACGAGATAGGTCTCAAAGCTTGTGAGGAAGCAGCTAAGACATGGATGCAG GTTCCTGCTCCCAAGAGAGGTGATATTGTGAGACAAATTGGAGATGCGCTAAGATCCAAACTTGACTATCTTGGCCGTCTTCTTTCTCTTGAAATGGGAAAGATCCTTGCTGAAGGCATTGGTGAAGTTCAG GAAGTGATTGACATGTGTGATTTTGCTGTTGGTTTGAGCCGACAACTCAATGGTTCAGTCATACCTTCAGAAC GCCCAAACCATATGATGTTGGAG ATGTGGAATCCTCTTGGCATTGTCGGTGTCATCACAGCGTTTAACTTCCCTTGTGCAGTTCTTG GCTGGAATGCTTGCATTGCACTCGTCTGCGGAAACTGTGTAGTCTG GAAAGGTGCTCCAACTACACCATTGATAACTATCGCAATGACCAAACTAGTGGCTGAAGTTCTAGAGAAGAATCATTTACCCGGTGCCATCTTCACTGCCATGTGTGGTGGTGCTGAGATTGGCGAAGCAATAGCCAAGGACACGCGCATTCCTCTAGTGTCCTTTACTGGTAGCTCCAAG GTGGGCTTAGCGGTGCAACAAACAGTGAGTGCGAGATCTGGCAAAACTCTTCTTGAGTTGAGTGGAAACAATGCGATCATAGTCATGGACGATGCTGACATTCAGTTAGCTGCACGTTCTGTTCTGTTTGCTGCGGTTGGAACAGCTGGTCAACGCTGCACAACTTGCCGTAGGCTG CTTTTGCATGAGAGTGTGTATGACAAAGTACTTGAGCAACTCCTTACTTCATACAAACAAGTCAAGATCGGTGATCCTCTTGAGAAAGGGACTTTGTTAGGACCTCTACATACTCCTGAATCAAAGAAAAACTTTGAGAAGGGGATTGAAGTCATCAAATCACAG GGTGGCAAAGTACTAACGGGAGGTAAAGCAGTTGAAGGTGAAGGAAACTTTGTGGAGCCTACGATAATAGAGATATCATCAGATGCTGCTGTTGTTAAAGAAGAGCTCTTTGCTCCGGTTTTATATGCTCTCAAGTTTAAG ACATTTGAAGAAGCTGTTGCGATAAATAACTCGGTTCCTCAAGGTCTAAGCAGCTCTATATTCACTCGTAGCCCCGAGAACATCTTCAAGTGGATAGG ACCAATGGGAAGTGACTGTGGGATAGTGAATGTGAACATACCGACGAATGGAGCTGAGATAGGAGGAGCTTTTGGAGGTGAGAAAGCGACTGGTGGTGGTCGTGAAGCTGGTAGTGACTCTTGGAAGCAGTATATGCGCCGTTCCACTTG CACGATTAACTACGGGAACGAGTTACCTCTAGCGCAAGGAATCAACTTCGGTTAA
- the LOC106443230 gene encoding oligouridylate-binding protein 1A-like, translated as MQNQRLKQQQQQAMMQQAMMQQQHHSLYHPSLMAPPPPPPQMEPLPSGNLPPGFDPSTCRSVYAGNIHTQVTEVLLQEIFASTGPVESCKLIRKDKSSYGFVHYFDRRSAGLAIMSLNGRHLFGQPIKVNWAYATGQREDTSSHFNIFVGDLSPEVTDAALFESFSAFNTCSDARVMWDQKTGRSRGFGFVSFRNQQDAQTAINEMNGKWISSRQIRCNWATKGATFGEDKHSSDGKSVVELTNGSEDGREISISNEEAPENNPQYTTVYVGNLAPEVTQLDLHRLFHTLGAGVIEEVRVQRDKGFGFVRYNTHDEAALAIQMGNSQPFLFSRPIKCSWGNKPTPTGTPSNPLPPPAPVPVPGLSPMDLLAYERQLALAKMHPQAQHSLRHVNAAGASAAMYDGGFQNVAAAHQQLMYYQ; from the exons ATGCAGAACCAGAGGCTgaaacagcaacaacaacaagcaATGATGCAGCAAGCGATGATGCAACAGCAGCATCACTCTCTCTATCATCCTAGTCTTatggctcctcctcctcctcctcctcag aTGGAGCCTTTGCCAAGTGGAAACCTTCCTCCTGGTTTTGATCCCAGCACTTGCCGTAGTGT GTATGCAGGCAACATCCATACGCAGGTCACTGAGGTTCTTCTTCAAGAGATTTTTGCTAGCACCGGCCCTGTTGAAAGCTGTAAGCTCATCAGAAAGGATAAG TCTTCATATGGATTTGTTCACTACTTTGATCGGAGATCTGCTGGTTTGGCTATCATGTCTCTTAACGGAAGGCATCT GTTTGGACAGCCTATCAAAGTTAATTGGGCGTATGCCACCGGTCAAAGGGAAGATACATCAA GCCATTTCAACATTTTTGTTGGAGATCTCAGTCCAGAGGTCACTGATGCAGCACTGTTTGAGAGCTTTTCTGCCTTCAACACTTGCTC CGATGCAAGAGTGATGTGGGATCAGAAAACTGGACGCTCGAGAGGCTTTGGGTTTGTTTCCTTCCGCAATCAGCAG GATGCTCAAACTGCCATAAATGAGATGAATG GTAAATGGATAAGTAGCAGACAAATCAGATGCAACTGGGCGACAAAAGGTGCTACTTTTGGTGAGGACAAACATAGCTCTGATGGAAAAAGTGTCGTTGAACTTACAAACGGCTCAGAGGACGGTAGAGAGATCTCAATCTCAAACGAAGAAGCTCCTGAAAACAATCCTCAGTATACCACTGTCTATGTAGGAAACCTCGCTCCAGAA GTAACTCAGCTTGATCTACACCGTCTGTTCCATACACTTGGCGCTGGAGTGATTGAGGAGGTCCGTGTCCAGCGAGACAAGGGCTTTGGTTTTGTGAGATATAACACTCACGACGAGGCTGCTCTTGCTATTCAAATGGGCAACTCTCAGCCTTTCCTCTTTAGCAGACCCATAAAG TGCTCATGGGGAAACAAACCAACTCCAACAGGAACACCCTCAAACCCACTTCCCCCACCAGCGCCGGTTCCAGTCCCTGGTTTATCCCCAATGGACCTGTTGGCCTATGAGAGGCAACTGGCTCTAGCCAAGATGCATCCTCAGGCTCAGCATTCTCTAAGGCATGTAAATGCAGCTGGAGCAAGTGCAGCTATGTACGATGGTGGGTTTCAGAATGTAGCTGCGGCGCATCAGCAGCTCATGTACTATCAGTAA
- the LOC106443242 gene encoding trihelix transcription factor ASIL1: MEEEDETQSSPVDSSSPPAPSSPPVLPASNVTVASATKPPPSSQSPSRNALALSVHTPAVTVNKNGRSGGGGGGRDDCWSEEATRVLINAWGDRFAEPGKGTLKQQQWHEVAEIVNGSGQCKYTKTDVQCKNRIDTVKKKYKQEKAKNGPSKWAFFKKLESLIGGGGGGKAPVVGARSSGPMRWHFRKRSASETESESEPEHSAESLPPPLQPLPKRLKMGESGVGEVAKAILGFTEAYEKAESGKIKLMLELEKERMKFVKEMELQRMQFLRTQMEITQKNQEEERGKLRINDDDDDRNVKNNGDVSS, encoded by the coding sequence atggaggaagaagacgagACTCAGTCATCTCCAGTAGATTCCTCGTCACCACCAGCTCCTTCCTCTCCCCCAGTTTTACCCGCAAGCAACGTCACGGTGGCTTCCGCGACGAAACCGCCTCCCTCCTCTCAGTCTCCGTCGAGGAACGCGTTGGCTTTATCTGTCCACACTCCCGCCGTCACCGTGAACAAAAACGGACgaagcggaggaggaggaggaggaagagacgACTGTTGGAGCGAGGAAGCGACGAGAGTTCTAATCAACGCGTGGGGAGATCGGTTCGCTGAGCCGGGGAAAGGAACGTTGAAGCAGCAACAGTGGCACGAAGTGGCTGAGATCGTGAACGGGAGCGGTCAGTGCAAGTACACCAAGACAGATGTTCAGTGTAAGAACAGGATCGATACGGTTAAGAAGAAGTATAAGCAAGAGAAGGCCAAGAATGGGCCTAGCAAATGGGCCTTCTTCAAAAAGCTCGAGTCTTTGAtcggtggaggtggtggtgggaAGGCTCCGGTGGTGGGAGCACGTAGCTCGGGTCCGATGCGGTGGCATTTTAGGAAACGGAGTGCTTCCGAGACTGAGTCTGAGTCTGAACCTGAGCACTCAGCTGAGAGTCTTCCTCCACCGTTACAACCTTTGCCGAAGCGGTTGAAGATGGGTGAGTCTGGAGTTGGAGAAGTGGCGAAGGCGATTCTTGGGTTTACTGAGGCGTATGAGAAGGCGGAGAGTGGGAAGATTAAGCTGATGTTGGAGTTGGAGAAGGAGAGGATGAAGTTTGTTAAAGAGATGGAGTTGCAGAGGATGCAGTTCTTGAGAACTCAGATGGAGATTACGCAGAAGAATCAAGAGGAAGAGAGGGGGAAGCTAAGGatcaatgatgatgatgatgatcgcAATGTCAAGAATAATGGCGATGTAAGTAGCTGA